Proteins encoded by one window of Chondromyces crocatus:
- a CDS encoding glycosyltransferase family 4 protein, translating to MSQSPLTVLLHGDPRATQQVRLGAALHARGHRVLVCDAPMVAGQIREQYGAACEEVRVRRKFLPEALERVWAGRLSRSLGVDVVHLNFIRPWHQIWSRLEGGPPYVATAWGTDLNDEVFQKRPEVIRGVNHVLAHASALTSDCTPLLEKAKRRAGREVPSSLVLWGVDLATFDPARVAREAAAWRERLAIPAGKRVVLSPRQPKRHYHVDRIARAFAKSRFREEGVLVIKLYGRKEEVEDHERLKALVAELGIADVTRFAPACAYPELPALYAMADVAVSALEVDGGPSTFCELLALGVPLVATDLPAYEGLIAHEESALLVPPGDEAALVEALDRLARDAVLAARLRARGRAWAQEAADWEVCVDRFVAVYRAAIEARGEATARRAAG from the coding sequence ATGTCGCAGTCCCCGCTGACCGTTCTCCTGCACGGCGATCCACGGGCGACCCAGCAGGTGCGGCTCGGCGCGGCGCTGCACGCGCGCGGGCACCGGGTGCTCGTGTGCGATGCGCCGATGGTGGCCGGTCAGATCCGGGAGCAGTACGGGGCGGCGTGCGAGGAGGTGCGGGTGCGTCGCAAGTTCCTCCCGGAGGCGCTGGAGCGCGTGTGGGCGGGGAGGCTCTCGCGCTCGCTCGGGGTGGACGTGGTGCACCTGAACTTCATCCGGCCATGGCACCAGATCTGGTCGCGGCTCGAAGGGGGGCCGCCCTACGTGGCAACGGCGTGGGGGACCGATCTGAACGACGAGGTGTTCCAGAAGCGGCCGGAGGTGATCCGCGGGGTGAACCACGTGCTCGCGCACGCGTCGGCGTTGACCTCGGACTGCACGCCGCTGCTGGAGAAGGCGAAGCGGCGCGCAGGGCGCGAGGTGCCGTCGTCGCTCGTGCTGTGGGGGGTGGATCTGGCGACGTTCGATCCGGCGCGGGTGGCGCGCGAGGCAGCGGCGTGGCGGGAGCGGCTGGCGATCCCGGCGGGGAAGCGGGTGGTGCTCAGTCCGCGGCAACCGAAGCGGCACTACCACGTGGACCGGATCGCGCGGGCGTTCGCGAAGAGCCGGTTCCGCGAGGAGGGGGTGCTCGTGATCAAGCTCTACGGTCGGAAGGAAGAGGTGGAGGATCACGAGCGGCTGAAGGCGCTGGTGGCCGAGCTGGGGATCGCGGACGTGACGCGGTTCGCGCCGGCCTGTGCGTACCCGGAGCTGCCGGCGCTCTACGCGATGGCCGATGTGGCGGTGTCGGCGCTGGAGGTAGACGGCGGGCCGTCGACCTTCTGCGAGCTGCTGGCGCTCGGGGTCCCGCTGGTGGCGACGGATCTGCCGGCCTACGAGGGGCTGATCGCGCACGAGGAGAGCGCGCTGCTGGTGCCGCCAGGAGACGAGGCGGCGCTGGTCGAGGCGCTCGATCGGCTGGCCCGTGACGCGGTCCTGGCGGCGAGGCTGCGGGCGCGCGGGAGGGCGTGGGCGCAGGAGGCGGCGGACTGGGAGGTGTGCGTGGATCGGTTCGTGGCGGTGTACCGGGCCGCGATCGAAGCGCGCGGAGAGGCGACGGCGCGCCGCGCCGCGGGTTGA
- a CDS encoding glycosyltransferase family 4 protein — translation MPEGVSGRSDRLTVLLSGDPIATQQGRLGAALARRGHRVIVADAPGVARAIREEHGARCEEVVLERPRLPAMVDHWLARRAVRALGVDVVHLNYLRPRHRLWARMDGGPPYVATAWGSDLNDEDFPRAAAHAQAVDEVLRAAGALTADSLPLLERAQRRRRGAAEVSAQLVLWGVDLGAFAAERAAAGAAMWRERLQVPEGQRVLLSPRQCFPHYHTDRIVRAFARSPWARDGVLVLKLYGRAGEEADRVRLEQVAASAGVRERIRFAPPCAYGELPGLYALCDGAVSALEVDGFPSTFCELLALGAPLIATDLPAYRGLLEDERNALLVPAGSDDGLVGALERLATEEGLAARLRARGVAWAREVADWEACVDRFEQAYRAAMGRSSARG, via the coding sequence ATGCCCGAGGGCGTGTCAGGGCGGTCCGATCGGCTGACGGTGCTGCTCAGCGGTGATCCGATCGCGACGCAGCAAGGGCGGCTGGGGGCCGCGCTGGCGCGGCGCGGTCACCGGGTGATCGTGGCCGACGCGCCGGGGGTGGCCCGGGCGATCCGCGAGGAGCACGGGGCGCGCTGCGAGGAGGTGGTGCTGGAGCGGCCTCGGTTGCCAGCGATGGTCGATCACTGGCTGGCGCGGCGGGCAGTGCGGGCCCTGGGTGTCGATGTGGTGCACCTGAATTACCTGCGGCCGCGGCACCGGCTGTGGGCGCGGATGGACGGGGGGCCACCCTACGTGGCGACGGCGTGGGGCTCCGATCTGAACGACGAGGATTTTCCGCGGGCGGCAGCCCACGCGCAGGCCGTGGACGAGGTGCTGCGGGCGGCCGGGGCGCTCACGGCAGACAGCCTGCCGTTGCTGGAGCGGGCGCAGCGGAGGCGGCGAGGGGCGGCCGAGGTGAGCGCGCAGCTGGTGCTGTGGGGGGTGGATCTCGGGGCGTTCGCAGCGGAGCGGGCTGCGGCAGGGGCCGCGATGTGGCGTGAGCGGCTCCAGGTGCCCGAGGGGCAGCGGGTGCTGCTGAGCCCGAGGCAGTGCTTTCCGCACTACCACACGGACCGGATCGTGCGGGCGTTCGCGAGGAGCCCGTGGGCACGCGACGGGGTGCTGGTGCTGAAGCTGTACGGGCGCGCGGGGGAAGAGGCGGATCGGGTGCGGCTGGAGCAGGTCGCGGCGAGCGCCGGGGTGCGGGAGCGGATCCGGTTCGCGCCGCCTTGCGCGTACGGGGAGCTGCCGGGGTTGTATGCGCTGTGCGATGGCGCGGTGTCGGCGCTGGAGGTCGATGGGTTTCCATCGACGTTCTGCGAGCTGCTGGCGCTGGGGGCGCCGCTGATCGCGACGGACCTGCCAGCGTACCGGGGGCTCCTGGAAGACGAGCGCAACGCCTTGCTGGTGCCGGCAGGGAGCGATGACGGGCTCGTGGGGGCGCTCGAGCGGCTGGCCACGGAGGAGGGGCTCGCGGCGCGGCTGAGGGCGCGCGGGGTGGCGTGGGCGCGGGAGGTGGCGGACTGGGAGGCGTGCGTGGATCGGTTCGAGCAGGCTTACCGGGCAGCCATGGGGCGGAGCAGCGCACGCGGATGA
- a CDS encoding oligosaccharide flippase family protein has translation MSGDANTQGSGDAKAMATEEPRTESPAEVQEAQAQEAQAQETKTSLADRIGMIVGGQFVTTIIGLLQGILVVRLLPKSSYGSLAFVMMLYTTARDLALFYIPESLLYFANQISRAELKGLVRQSMALLLGLGALVALLLAALALSPGLFLDGRDDLTALLLLAGVTAMLGLPGSVFGNVFIATNRHRASAGISLVVTLVGTVTTLVPAVLGWHVAWILVGQNATTALRLALSYRVYQGLFPGVKTAPFPGGVRAQMRYVTPLAVGRFAGLFNQKLDKFVVGLFFSAAAFAEFAIGSQELPLVSILPYTVASSMLPQFVERFQAGPSREAGARDAIALWHAGIRKTTLVMLPVAVFLLLGAEALMVLLYGEAYRGAALPFRIYGALLPLRVTAFGIMMMAFGETKMILRTQIQGMVFNVVAALILLPTVGMMGAPLAAVLTQVMMIVYYCYRIERVGRVGLSGIFPWGHYGRTALAALVAGVPVMVAMMTLGARLHPALLLGAGLPIYAALYLLAARVAGVIAPEDQAFVARWLRLEPLRKKTG, from the coding sequence ATGAGCGGAGACGCGAACACGCAGGGGAGCGGAGACGCAAAGGCGATGGCGACGGAGGAGCCGCGCACGGAGAGCCCCGCCGAGGTCCAGGAGGCGCAGGCCCAGGAGGCGCAGGCCCAGGAGACGAAGACGTCGCTGGCCGATCGGATCGGGATGATCGTCGGGGGGCAGTTCGTCACGACGATCATCGGCCTGCTGCAAGGGATCCTCGTGGTCCGGCTGCTCCCCAAGTCGAGCTACGGGTCACTGGCGTTCGTGATGATGCTGTACACGACGGCGCGGGATCTGGCGCTGTTCTACATCCCGGAATCGCTGCTCTACTTCGCGAACCAGATCTCCAGGGCGGAGCTGAAGGGGCTGGTCCGGCAGAGCATGGCGCTGCTGCTGGGGCTGGGGGCGCTGGTGGCGCTGCTCCTCGCGGCGCTGGCGCTGAGCCCAGGGCTGTTCCTCGATGGACGCGATGACCTGACGGCGCTGCTCTTGCTGGCCGGGGTGACGGCGATGCTGGGGCTCCCGGGCAGCGTGTTCGGGAACGTGTTCATCGCGACGAACCGTCACCGGGCGTCGGCCGGGATCTCGCTGGTGGTGACGCTGGTGGGGACGGTGACGACGCTGGTCCCCGCAGTCCTGGGGTGGCACGTGGCGTGGATCCTGGTCGGGCAGAACGCCACCACGGCGCTGCGGCTCGCGCTGTCTTACCGGGTGTACCAGGGGCTGTTCCCGGGGGTGAAGACAGCACCGTTCCCGGGCGGGGTGCGGGCGCAGATGCGCTACGTGACGCCGCTGGCGGTGGGGCGCTTCGCGGGGCTCTTCAACCAGAAGCTCGACAAGTTCGTGGTGGGGCTGTTCTTCAGCGCCGCAGCGTTCGCGGAGTTCGCGATCGGCTCGCAGGAGCTGCCGCTGGTGAGCATCCTGCCGTACACGGTGGCGTCGAGCATGCTGCCGCAGTTCGTGGAGCGGTTCCAGGCAGGGCCGAGCCGGGAAGCGGGGGCTCGGGACGCGATCGCGCTGTGGCACGCGGGCATCCGGAAGACGACGCTGGTGATGCTGCCGGTGGCGGTGTTCCTGCTGCTGGGCGCCGAGGCGCTGATGGTGCTGCTCTACGGGGAGGCATACCGGGGCGCGGCACTGCCATTCAGGATCTACGGCGCGCTGCTGCCGCTGCGGGTGACGGCGTTCGGGATCATGATGATGGCGTTCGGAGAGACGAAGATGATCCTGCGGACGCAGATCCAGGGGATGGTCTTCAACGTGGTGGCGGCGCTGATCCTGCTCCCGACGGTGGGGATGATGGGGGCGCCGCTCGCGGCGGTGCTCACGCAGGTGATGATGATCGTCTACTATTGCTACCGGATCGAGCGCGTGGGCCGCGTGGGTCTGTCCGGGATCTTTCCCTGGGGCCACTACGGGCGCACGGCCCTTGCGGCCCTCGTGGCCGGGGTGCCGGTGATGGTGGCGATGATGACGCTCGGCGCGCGGCTCCACCCTGCCCTGCTGCTCGGCGCTGGCTTGCCCATCTATGCAGCGCTCTACCTGCTCGCGGCGCGGGTCGCAGGCGTCATCGCGCCGGAGGATCAAGCGTTCGTCGCGCGATGGTTGCGGCTCGAACCACTTCGCAAGAAGACAGGGTGA
- a CDS encoding amidohydrolase family protein: MKALRFLAAVGTALGALCGAVPVTAQEISVTALQGARLVDGRGGTPLEPATIIVRGEHIVAVGPTDSLPPPAVATVVDLRGKTVIPGLISNHAHVGQTNGTEQGAANYTRENVLRQLRQYEAYGVTTVTSLGVNDASVFYPLRAELRAGKLQGADLFGADHGVGTPTGAPPQAMLKAAPGQIDRPDTPEKARAFVGEQKARGTDLVKVWVDDFNHSLPGKMDPAIWRAVIDEAHKLGLRVAAHIYYLADAKALAEGGVDIIAHGVRDVPVDADFIKVMKDRGTWYIPTLELDEATFIYAQRPAWMSTPFFRNSVQPPLRAQLDSPAWRSKKQADPAVAIAKRNLSMNLKNLKALHDGGVRIGFGTDSGANPLRIPGFSEHRELALMVQAGISPMQAITIATRDAAALLKLDDRGVIAPGKLADIIVLDADPTQDITGTSRILAVWHRGRQVAGPVTSFKP; this comes from the coding sequence ATGAAGGCGCTCAGATTTCTTGCTGCGGTGGGCACGGCGCTCGGTGCGCTGTGCGGTGCCGTCCCGGTCACCGCCCAGGAGATCTCCGTGACCGCACTTCAGGGTGCGCGGCTCGTCGATGGCCGGGGCGGGACACCGCTGGAGCCGGCAACGATCATCGTGCGAGGAGAACACATCGTCGCGGTCGGTCCGACGGACTCGCTCCCCCCTCCCGCCGTCGCGACGGTGGTGGATCTGCGCGGGAAGACGGTGATCCCTGGCCTGATCTCGAACCACGCGCACGTGGGTCAGACGAACGGGACCGAGCAGGGGGCGGCCAACTACACGCGCGAGAACGTGCTGCGGCAGCTCCGGCAGTACGAGGCCTACGGGGTCACCACGGTGACGTCGCTCGGCGTGAACGATGCCTCGGTGTTCTATCCGCTGCGGGCCGAGCTGCGGGCCGGGAAGCTGCAAGGAGCCGATCTGTTCGGCGCCGATCACGGGGTCGGGACGCCCACGGGAGCGCCTCCCCAGGCGATGCTCAAGGCGGCACCAGGTCAGATCGACCGGCCTGATACGCCGGAGAAAGCACGGGCGTTCGTCGGTGAGCAGAAGGCGCGCGGAACGGACCTGGTGAAGGTGTGGGTCGACGATTTCAACCACTCCCTGCCTGGCAAGATGGACCCGGCGATCTGGCGCGCCGTGATCGACGAGGCCCACAAGCTGGGGCTGCGGGTGGCCGCCCACATCTACTATCTCGCCGACGCGAAGGCGCTGGCCGAGGGCGGCGTGGACATCATCGCGCACGGGGTGCGCGACGTGCCCGTGGACGCGGATTTCATCAAGGTGATGAAGGATCGTGGGACCTGGTACATCCCGACCCTGGAGCTGGACGAGGCGACCTTCATCTACGCGCAGCGGCCCGCCTGGATGAGCACGCCGTTCTTCCGGAACTCGGTGCAGCCGCCCCTCCGCGCACAGCTCGACAGCCCAGCGTGGCGATCGAAGAAGCAGGCCGATCCGGCTGTGGCGATCGCGAAGCGCAACCTGTCGATGAACCTGAAGAACCTGAAGGCCCTGCACGACGGTGGGGTCCGCATCGGGTTCGGGACGGACTCGGGGGCGAATCCGCTGCGCATCCCTGGCTTCTCGGAGCACAGAGAGCTCGCACTGATGGTGCAGGCAGGGATCTCTCCGATGCAGGCGATCACCATCGCCACCCGTGACGCAGCGGCGCTGCTGAAGCTGGATGATCGGGGGGTGATCGCGCCCGGGAAGCTCGCCGACATCATCGTGCTCGACGCCGACCCCACGCAGGACATCACGGGCACCAGCCGGATCCTCGCGGTGTGGCACCGGGGGCGTCAGGTGGCCGGACCGGTGACGAGCTTCAAGCCCTGA